One region of Eremothecium gossypii ATCC 10895 chromosome II, complete sequence genomic DNA includes:
- a CDS encoding SIR2 family NAD-dependent protein deacylase (NOHBY201; No homolog in Saccharomyces cerevisiae; Syntenic homolog of Saccharomyces kluyveri SAKL0B04928g), with the protein MASQEEQLASFQRCLQGARKILCIVGAGLSASSGLTTFQAAHGEWRGHSALELATPEAFQENPELVWVFYSARRYTAMKARPNNGHFALAELCRRVAADERREILLVTQNVDGLHWRAGQPEASTVELHGSVFDYRCTEFLCSYRGRNVRDHFLTAGLRAHTPRELPRPAAAEEPENKRAKHACEGTPETLRSRLDMLRGDLPRCPRCRVGLLRPGVVWCGESLSLVQMDRVDAFLSAKQKVDLVLVIGTSGRLWPAMGYVERAQLCGSRIAFFNTDIEDAAGVAKNKRMWAFQGNAAELLPQALEPVIGRHYKPRGWS; encoded by the coding sequence ATGGCAAGTCAGGAGGAACAGCTGGCGTCCTTCCAGCGGTGTCTGCAGGGCGCGCGGAAGATTTTGTGCATAGTGGGCGCGGGTCTTTCGGCCAGCTCCGGGCTGACGACGTTCCAGGCGGCGCACGGGGAATGGCGGGGCCATAGCGCACTAGAGCTCGCGACTCCGGAGGCGTTCCAGGAAAATCCAGAGCTTGTTTGGGTGTTCTACTCTGCACGCCGGTACACGGCGATGAAGGCGCGCCCCAACAACGGGCATTTTGCGCTGGCAGAGCTGTGCCGACGGGTCGCGGCGGATGAGCGGCGGGAGATCCTGCTGGTGACGCAGAATGTGGACGGGCTGCACTGGCGCGCGGGGCAGCCGGAGGCGTCGACAGTGGAGTTGCATGGTAGCGTGTTCGACTACCGCTGCACGGAATTTCTGTGCAGCTACCGGGGACGGAATGTGCGGGACCACTTCCTGACCGCGGGGCTTCGGGCGCACACGCCGCGCGAGCTAccgcggccggcggcggccgagGAACCCGAGAATAAACGCGCGAAACACGCGTGCGAGGGCACGCCGGAGACCCTGCGGTCGCGGCTGGACATGCTACGGGGCGACctgccgcgctgcccgcgctgccgcgtggggctgctgcggcCGGGCGTGGTGTGGTGCGGTGAGTCGCTATCACTGGTGCAGATGGACCGCGTGGACGCCTTTCTGTCCGCCAAGCAGAAGGTGGATCTGGTGCTGGTGATCGGCACGAGCGGCCGGCTGTGGCCGGCGATGGGCTACGTtgagcgcgcgcagctgtgCGGCAGCCGCATTGCATTTTTTAATACGGACATTGAGGACGCTGCCGGCGTCGCGAAGAACAAGAGAATGTGGGCGTTCCAAGGCAATGCGGcagagctgctgccgcaAGCGCTGGAGCCGGTAATTGGCAGACATTATAAGCCTAGGGGCTGGTCTTAG
- the MUP1 gene encoding Mup1p (Syntenic homolog of Saccharomyces cerevisiae YGR055W (MUP1)): protein MSQGTIFSQLKIRKKRQEVAFFESNADANDVEAGEHFITELDKGDKRLGLFSSIGLICNRMLGTGIFVVPAKIFQLTGSVYFALGLWVLGALIALAGLYVYMEFGTAIPRNGGEKNYLEFIFKKPKFFITSMYSAYVIFLGWAAGNSVMAAAMFLDAGKVEATRWRERGLGVAVIFFCFLVNSLSVKAGLYFQNILGVFKIGTIIFIAITGLVALGGHIDGAPGTENFRHSPSDLSPSAYTIVNALYQVIWSFVGYSNVNYALGEVKNPVRTLKIAGPSSLAVLGTLYLLVNVAFFAVVPMEILKDAGMNLTPKFFDIAFGDKARRASAIFIGLSALGNVCSVIFSQGRIVQQLGREGVLPFTSFFASSKPFNSPMAGLFQHMIICAITILAPPPGDAYDFVLNLISYPMNIINFILACGLIWIYWQRRQSKLEWNPPIRAGYFVTSFFLIANLYLIVAPYVPPPSGSSVYKSLPYYIHCVVTWAIFAVGSIYWLIWSRLLPKWNNYELVHSEVLGEDGFWRNKIVKKYAGEDSVSTPDGGSDSTLKEGFSGIGVKQSIVQ, encoded by the coding sequence ATGTCCCAAGGTACAATTTTCTCGCAGCTGAAAATACGAAAGAAGCGCCAAGAAGTGGCCTTCTTTGAATCCAACGCCGACGCCAATGATGTCGAGGCGGGCGAACATTTTATAACAGAGCTCGATAAGGGCGATAAGCGGCTCGGCCTGTTTTCTTCGATCGGCTTGATATGCAATAGAATGCTCGGGACAGGTATCTTTGTCGTTCCCGCGAAGATCTTCCAGTTGACTGGCTCAGTATACTTTGCGCTAGGGTTATGGGTACTAGGAGCTTTAATTGCTCTAGCAGGTCTTTATGTTTACATGGAATTTGGAACTGCAATACCGCGGAACGGTGGCGAGAAGAACTACCTTGAGTTCATCTTCAAGAAACCGAAATTCTTCATTACGTCAATGTACTCAGCATATGTCATCTTTTTAGGCTGGGCCGCAGGTAACTCTGTGATGGCAGCTGCAATGTTCCTTGATGCTGGAAAGGTCGAGGCAACACGTTGGCGTGAACGCGGTCTTGGAGTTGCGGTCATTTTCTTCTGCTTCCTTGTCAACTCTCTCAGTGTCAAAGCTGGGTTGTACTTCCAGAACATTTTGGGTGTGTTCAAGATTGGAACTATCATTTTCATTGCTATTACAGGTCTCGTTGCTCTTGGAGGTCATATCGACGGCGCTCCCGGCACGGAGAACTTCCGTCACAGTCCGTCAGACCTATCCCCCTCTGCATACACCATCGTCAATGCATTATATCAAGTTATTTGGTCGTTTGTTGGGTACTCTAATGTGAACTACGCTCTTGGGGAGGTGAAGAATCCAGTCAGAACGCTAAAGATTGCAGGTCCTAGTTCATTGGCTGTGCTTGGTACGCTATACCTCCTCGTCAACGTTGCATTTTTCGCAGTCGTACCTATGGAAATACTAAAGGACGCGGGTATGAACTTAACGCCTAAGTTCTTCGACATTGCATTTGGCGACAAGGCTAGAAGGGCGTCCGCCATCTTTATTGGACTGAGTGCATTGGGAAACGTGTGCTCAGTGATCTTCTCGCAGGGTAGAATTGTCCAGCAATTAGGAAGAGAAGGTGTGTTGCCTTTCACCAGCTTCTTCGCGTCCTCAAAGCCATTCAATTCGCCAATGGCTGGCCTTTTCCAGCACATGATTATCTGTGCCATCACGATACTtgctcctcctccaggAGATGCATACGACTTTGTTTTGAACTTGATTTCCTATCCAATGAATATCATCAACTTTATCCTCGCATGCGGTTTGATCTGGATCTACTGGCAGCGGCGCCAGAGCAAGCTCGAGTGGAATCCTCCGATCAGAGCTGGCTACTTTGTCACTTCATTCTTCCTGATTGCGAACTTGTATTTGATCGTGGCGCCTTACGTGCCACCGCCAAGCGGGTCCTCCGTCTACAAGTCGCTTCCCTACTACATTCACTGTGTCGTTACGTGGGCTATTTTTGCAGTTGGCAGCATCTACTGGCTAATATGGTCGCGCTTGCTACCTAAGTGGAACAACTACGAACTAGTCCACTCCGAAGTGCTAGGCGAAGACGGCTTCTGGAGAAATAAGATAGTCAAGAAATACGCTGGGGAAGACAGCGTTAGCACCCCTGATGGGGGAAGTGACTCCACCCTGAAGGAGGGTTTCTCGGGGATTGGTGTCAAGCAAAGTATTGTACAATGA
- the PAP1 gene encoding polynucleotide adenylyltransferase PAP1 (Syntenic homolog of Saccharomyces cerevisiae YKR002W (PAP1)), whose translation MSQQKVYGVTGPISKEGPTAAENKLNDELIQELKKEGTFESEEETAKRIKVLEELQALAQEFVFKVSRKRNMSEGMARDAGGKIFTFGSYRLGVHGPGSDIDTLVVVPKHVTRDDFFTVFDELLRARPELDEIAPVPEAFVPIIKIKYSGISIDLICARLDIPQVPLNLTLSDKNLLRNLDEKDLRALNGTRVTDEILELVPKPTAFKIALRAIKLWAQRRAVYANVFGFPGGVAWAMLVARICQLYPNACSAVIVARFFHILTRWSWPQPVLLKPIEDGPLQVRVWNPKIYANDRLHKMPVITPAYPSMCSTHNICESTKKVILNELQRGVEVTTDIFTNKKTWGDLFQKHDFFYKYKFYLTVMASTKGSDEQHLKWSGLVESKLRLLVLKLEVLSGINLAHPYTKPFESTYAYKTEEQYKEIFDNYGTHKTEDVLKKYTEVTNENKDDESLKGMEKVHITTMYIGLNIAVDEKKKIDIHVPCQEFFNLCRSFQEYEDTETFSLVIKYVKLYDLPDHVYDEGEQRPVKASKKRKNEKAGKKAKRPKSSSVLAADAEDSTMADGSTVSEEPQPPLSNTTAPSTNTGAELSVAAGGAST comes from the coding sequence ATGAGTCAACAGAAAGTGTACGGCGTGACAGGGCCGATATCCAAGGAGGGCCCCACAGCCGCTGAGAACAAGTTGAACGATGAGTTGATCCAGGAATTGAAGAAGGAAGGGACCTTTGAGTCGGAGGAGGAAACGGCGAAGCGGATCAAGGTGTTGGAGGAGTTGCAGGCGTTGGCGCAGGAGTTTGTGTTCAAGGTCTCGCGCAAGCGGAACATGTCCGAGGGGATGGCGCGCGACGCGGGGGGCAAGATATTCACGTTCGGGTCGTACCGGCTCGGCGTGCACGGGCCAGGATCTGACATAGACACCTTGGTGGTGGTGCCCAAGCACGTAACGCGCGACGATTTTTTCACTGTTTTTGATGAGCTCCTCCGCGCGCGGCCAGAGCTAGACGAGATCGCGCCGGTACCGGAGGCGTTTGTGCCGATCATCAAGATCAAATACAGCGGCATCTCCATCGATTTGATATGCGCCCGCCTTGATATCCCCCAGGTGCCGCTGAACCTAACGCTCAGCGATAAGAACTTGTTGAGGAACTTGGACGAGAAGGACTTGCGGGCGTTGAACGGGACACGGGTGACGGACGAGATATTGGAACTCGTCCCCAAGCCCACTGCATTCAAGATTGCGTTGAGGGCTATCAAGCTATGGGCTCAGCGAAGGGCGGTTTACGCGAATGTGTTTGGTTTTCCCGGCGGTGTTGCGTGGGCTATGCTTGTCGCAAGAATTTGTCAGTTATATCCCAATGCATGCAGTGCCGTTATTGTTGCCAGGTTTTTCCATATATTGACCAGATGGAGCTGGCCGCAGCCTGTTCTTTTGAAACCCATTGAAGACGGACCGCTACAAGTGCGTGTGTGGAACCCCAAGATATACGCGAACGATAGACTACATAAAATGCCAGTTATTACCCCGGCTTATCCGTCGATGTGCTCCACTCATAATATATGTGAATCCACAAAGAAAGTAATCTTGAACGAGTTGCAGAGAGGAGTCGAAGTTACAACTGATATCTTCACTAACAAGAAGACCTGGGGCGACCTCTTCCAGAAGCACGATTTCTTTTACAAGTATAAATTTTACTTGACGGTCATGGCTTCGACAAAAGGCTCTGACGAACAACATCTAAAATGGAGCGGTCTGGTAGAGAGTAAGCTTCGGTTGTTAGTCCTGAAATTAGAAGTACTTTCGGGGATCAACTTGGCTCATCCATACACGAAGCCATTTGAATCAACTTATGCTTACAAAACAGAGGAGCAGTATAAGGAGATATTTGACAATTATGGAACACACAAAACAGAAGACGTCTTAAAAAAATATACAGAAGTAACGAATGAAAACAAAGATGATGAAAGCCTTAAAGGCATGGAAAAAGTGCATATTACCACGATGTACATCGGCTTAAATATAGCCGTTGATGAGAAAAAGAAAATTGACATTCATGTGCCCTGCCAGGAATTCTTTAACCTGTGTCGCTCGTTCCAAGAATACGAGGACACCGAGACTTTCTCCTTAGTGATTAAATACGTGAAGTTGTACGATCTACCCGACCACGTCTACGACGAAGGAGAACAGCGTCCCGTTAAGGCAAGTAAAAAGAGGAAAAACGAAAAGGCCGGAAAGAAGGCTAAGAGACCGAAGTCTAGTTCCGTCCTGGCCGCAGACGCCGAAGACAGTACCATGGCAGATGGTTCCACAGTTTCCGAGGAGCCGCAGCCTCCTCTTTCAAATACTACCGCGCCTTCCACAAACACAGGCGCAGAACTATCCGTTGCTGCAGGAGGTGCTTCTACCTGA